Part of the Halobaculum halobium genome, AAACGGAGGACGCAGTACGACCCCAGTACGCGCCGGGGGAGCATGGGCGGTGCATGCACTCGACTTGTAATCGAGACTTCGCGGGTTCGAATCCCGCCCCCGGCTTCTCCCCTGACGGTTCGAAACCGGGAGCGGCGCGTGAACCGGCGTATTGAACCGAGCTGTCCGCGACCCGAGACCGTCCTCGATCGCGCGTTCACGTCCCGCTCACAGTCGCTATTTCCGCCTGCGTTTACGATTCACGTTCGCTGTTCACTGGCGGTCGCGGACTCGAACCGTCACCGGGCCATCCGGCTGCGTGGTCATCTGCGGCGAGACCGAGAGCGACCCAGTCGCGTCGAGCCGATAGCGCCGGCAGATCGTCGCCAGCGTCGCCTTCAGCTCCAGCTCTGCGAGGTGCCGACCGAGACAGATCCGCGGGCCGCCGCCGAACGGGACGAACGCGTAGCCACGCTCGCGCGGCGTCGTCGACCGCCACCGCGTCGGGTCGAACGTCTCGGGCTCGTCGTACCACCGCGGGTCCCGGTGCAGGCTCCACGTGCTGAGCAGCACCGTCGTGTCCGCGGGGAGAGTGTACCCGCCGACAGAAACCGGTTCCCTGGCGACCCGCGGGATCGCGTGCACCGGCGGGTACAGTCGCATCGTCTCGTGAACCACCCGGTCGAGAACGGACAGTTCGTCGAGGTCCGTCGCCGTCGGCGGTCCGTCGAGTGTCTCGTCGAGTTCCTCGACCACTCGCCGTTCGACCGCGGGGTTGGCGCCGAGCAGGTGGAGCGCGAACGTGAGCGAGAGCGCCGTCGTCTCGTGACCGGCGAACACCATCCCGACGACCTGATCGAGCACCTCCGCCTCGTCAAACCCCGAGTCGGGGTCGTCGCGGAGGGCGGCGAGCCTGGCGAGCAGGCTCCCGTCGTCGGGGCCGCCGTCTTCGCTGGCGAGCAGGGAACGCGCGTGCTCGCGCATCGCCGCGACGCCGCGGCGAAACGATCGACGGGCAGGCGTCGGAACCCACGTCGGCAACACCCACGAGGTCGGTTCGAACCACCGGTTCAGCGCGTGGGCTGTCTCCGCGAGCTCGTCGAGCTCCTCGGCCGGCGGCGCGTCTCCGAGGACGACCTCGAACAGATTCCGGAGCGCGAGCGTTCGCATCTCCTCGTCGACCCGAACCGTCGCCCCGTCCGTCCACCGCTCGGCTCGTTGGCCCGCGAGCGTGACCATCACCTCCGCGTGCTCGCGGACCCGGGATGGGCTGAAGAACGACTCCATGGCGTGACGCTGTCGCCGCCACCGGTCTCCCTCGACCGCGAGCAGCGCGTCACCGAACGCGACCGAGAAGTCGTCGAGCTTCCCGAACGCCTCGCGATTCAGGAGGGCCGACTCTACGTGGTCGGGGTGCGCGAGGATGACCACGTCGGTCCCGGGGAACCGAAGGCGGACCACGTCGCCCGTCGACCGGACGGACTCGCGAACGAACCCGAACGGGTTGCTCGCGAACCCGACGGCGTTTCCGAGCACCGGAAGGCCAGACGGCGTCGGCGGGAGCTCCCCTTGCTTCGACATGGATCCGATCGGCGGCGGACTACTCACAAAGCTGTCGAACGCCGAAATGTGAGGCAAAAATCGGGTGGGTGGGTCGGGCCCACCCGTGGGCCGAATTCGGATCGGCCGCGGGGGATGCGGCCGCAGTCGGGGCGATGCGATCGAGCCGTCGGCGTGGGAACGCCTCCGGCGGCCGAAGCGACATCGGTCGGCGCGTGATCCACAGACGCCGAGCGCGACTCGGCCGGTACTCGCGTCGAGGAAGGCGACGAGCCTCGTCCGCGAGCGAGCGATCCGAGGGTCGACTCGAGTATTGTTATCCGCCGGATATCCTCGACAAGCCACCCCCGTCCAAGCAAATCTCTCTCATCCAAGCAAGCCACCCCCGTCCAAGCAGGTCAACCGGCGTCACGAGAGGCGCCCGGAACCGGTCCGGTCGGTCCGGTACCGCCGCCGAGTCGTCCGTGCTGGGCCCGTCGCGATCGGCGTCGAATCGACCGTCGACGGGTCGATCGCGGGCCGGGATCGCGACGCGTCACCTCGGCCCGCGCGAGCGACCCCGTCGCAACCGACTACCCGCCGTGCTGCGGTCTGAGTTGTACGTAACCCGCTAACTGGGGTGAACCGAGGCTTCGACTGGACGACGACCGGCGCGGGGCGCAACGGTTTTGCCGGTCCGAGTCCCGGCGTCACGCGTGCGACGACTCGTCTACGGCACTGCCGTTCGCGGCGTCGACGTCGGCACCGAGACTCGCTGTGCCCACTACGACGGACCGACGGACGTGATCGCCCTACGGCTCGGCTGCTGTGGGGAGTTCTTCCCGTGTGCAGAGTGCCACGACGCCGTCGCGGGACACGAGCGCGAGCCGTGGCCACGCGACCGCTTCGACGAGCCCGCGGTGCTGTGTGGCGCCTGCGGAGCGACGCTGTCCGTCGACGAGTACCGTGACGCCGCGTTCGCCTGCCCGGCCTGCGACGCCGAGTTCAACCCCGGCTGTGCAGCGCACTACGATCAGTACTTCGAGGGCGTCGACCCAGCCCGATAGGGAACCGACCTCCCCTCTGGCCTCGGCGTCGTCCTCACGCTTGGTGCATCTCGGCGAATTTCTCGCGCACCTTGTCGATCTTCGGTTGGGCGTGCATCGTGCAGTAGGCGTCGTTCGGATTCTTCGCGAAGTAGTCTTGGTGCTTCTCCTCGGCGCGGTAGAACGTCGCCAGCGGTTCGAGTTCGGTGACGACGTCGTCCTCGTATCCGCCTTCCTCGTCGAGTGCCTCGATGTACGACTCGGCCAGCGCGCGCTGCTCGTCGTCGTGATAGAGCACGATCGAACGGTACTGGCTGCCGACGTCGGGCCCCTGGCGGTTCAACTGCGTCGGGTCGTGGACGGTGAAAAACACCTCCAGCAGCTTCTCGTAGGAGACTGCGTCCGGGTCGTACGCGACCTGGACGACCTCCGCGTGCCCCGTCTCGCCCGTACAGACCTCCCGGTAGGACGGGTTCTCGGTGTGGCCACCGGCGTACCCGGAGGTGACGCTCTCGACGCCCTCGATCTCCTCAACCGCAGCCTCGATACACCAGAAGCAGCCGCCGCCGAACGTGGCGTTCTCCGTCATACGTCGATCATGGGCAGCGAGCAGTATGTACCTGCCGTCCGCACGCCTGCGATGCCCTCGGCGGTCGCGGCGCCGACGGTCACCGCGTTCGCCGCGCCCCGACGAGGAACGCCGGGTTCCGCGTCCCGCGACGCTCGAACACCGTGTCGGACACGAACGACAGCTCCCAGCCGCGGTCTGGGCGGAACAGCGCACGGAGGTCCGCCCGCGACAGCGACGCCCACGTCGGGGCGACGCCGTCGTCACGGGCGTCACACAACAGGAAGTAGTCGCCGCCGGGGCGCAGCGTCCGACGGATCGCTTCGGTCGACAGCCGCCGCTCCATCGGGCCGAGACAGTGCAGCATCGCGGAGTCGACGACGGTATCGGCGCCGACGCCGAGGGCGTCGAGTCGAAGCGCGTCCCACACGAGGAAGTGCGCGGGGATGCGTCGCCAGCGCGCCTTCTCGCGCGCCTGTCGGATCGCCGTCGGCGCCACGTCGACGCCGAGCACCTTGTGTCCTCGTCGCGCGAGAAACAGCGACAGTTCGCCCGTGCCGCAGCCGACCTCGATCACCCGCCGACCGATCCGCCCCGCCTCCGCGAGCGCGACGAACGCGCGCTGAGGCCGACCGATGTCCCAGTTGGGTACGTTGTGGTGATAGCTGGCGTCGAAGCCGTAGGCGGCCGCGGGGTTGACGTAGTCGAGTCCCGGATCCGTCGTGGCCGACACACCAGAGCCTCGGCGGCG contains:
- a CDS encoding cytochrome P450; protein product: MSKQGELPPTPSGLPVLGNAVGFASNPFGFVRESVRSTGDVVRLRFPGTDVVILAHPDHVESALLNREAFGKLDDFSVAFGDALLAVEGDRWRRQRHAMESFFSPSRVREHAEVMVTLAGQRAERWTDGATVRVDEEMRTLALRNLFEVVLGDAPPAEELDELAETAHALNRWFEPTSWVLPTWVPTPARRSFRRGVAAMREHARSLLASEDGGPDDGSLLARLAALRDDPDSGFDEAEVLDQVVGMVFAGHETTALSLTFALHLLGANPAVERRVVEELDETLDGPPTATDLDELSVLDRVVHETMRLYPPVHAIPRVAREPVSVGGYTLPADTTVLLSTWSLHRDPRWYDEPETFDPTRWRSTTPRERGYAFVPFGGGPRICLGRHLAELELKATLATICRRYRLDATGSLSVSPQMTTQPDGPVTVRVRDRQ
- a CDS encoding CHY zinc finger protein: MRRLVYGTAVRGVDVGTETRCAHYDGPTDVIALRLGCCGEFFPCAECHDAVAGHEREPWPRDRFDEPAVLCGACGATLSVDEYRDAAFACPACDAEFNPGCAAHYDQYFEGVDPAR
- the msrA gene encoding peptide-methionine (S)-S-oxide reductase MsrA, yielding MTENATFGGGCFWCIEAAVEEIEGVESVTSGYAGGHTENPSYREVCTGETGHAEVVQVAYDPDAVSYEKLLEVFFTVHDPTQLNRQGPDVGSQYRSIVLYHDDEQRALAESYIEALDEEGGYEDDVVTELEPLATFYRAEEKHQDYFAKNPNDAYCTMHAQPKIDKVREKFAEMHQA
- a CDS encoding class I SAM-dependent methyltransferase; this encodes MSATTDPGLDYVNPAAAYGFDASYHHNVPNWDIGRPQRAFVALAEAGRIGRRVIEVGCGTGELSLFLARRGHKVLGVDVAPTAIRQAREKARWRRIPAHFLVWDALRLDALGVGADTVVDSAMLHCLGPMERRLSTEAIRRTLRPGGDYFLLCDARDDGVAPTWASLSRADLRALFRPDRGWELSFVSDTVFERRGTRNPAFLVGARRTR